The following proteins are co-located in the Brachybacterium sacelli genome:
- a CDS encoding TetR/AcrR family transcriptional regulator, translated as MTERAGSDTRERLISAAADLIASAPGEDFSLRAVCDAVGVKMPTLYHFFGSKQGLIDAVIEYGFDVYLGEKVAMESSGDPIQDIRAGWDAHVAFGLANPGFYTLMYGTIRPGHSPAAQSRPSELLRALTARAAAQGRLVVPSEQAAAHVLVTNIGVTLRLIILAAPDPELSEAVREGTIAAITGTDVGRDDPLAAAIEIAAAHPETLGRPQTQLLIEWLTTLGGQQPR; from the coding sequence GTGACAGAGCGTGCGGGAAGCGATACACGAGAGCGGCTGATCTCGGCGGCCGCGGATCTCATCGCGTCCGCTCCCGGGGAGGACTTCTCGCTGCGCGCCGTGTGCGATGCCGTCGGCGTCAAGATGCCGACCCTGTACCACTTCTTCGGCTCGAAGCAGGGCCTCATCGACGCGGTCATCGAGTACGGCTTCGACGTGTATCTCGGCGAGAAGGTCGCGATGGAGTCTTCCGGGGACCCGATCCAGGACATCCGCGCCGGCTGGGACGCCCACGTCGCCTTCGGCCTCGCCAATCCCGGCTTCTACACCCTCATGTACGGCACGATCCGTCCCGGCCACTCTCCGGCGGCGCAATCACGACCGAGCGAGCTCCTGCGCGCGCTCACCGCCCGCGCCGCCGCGCAGGGACGGCTCGTCGTGCCCTCGGAGCAGGCCGCAGCCCATGTCCTGGTGACGAACATCGGCGTCACCCTGCGCCTGATCATCCTGGCGGCACCGGACCCGGAGCTCTCCGAGGCCGTGCGCGAGGGGACGATCGCGGCGATCACCGGCACGGACGTCGGCCGGGACGATCCGCTGGCCGCAGCGATCGAGATCGCGGCCGCTCACCCCGAGACCCTCGGCCGACCCCAGACGCAGCTGCTCATCGAGTGG